The Lycium barbarum isolate Lr01 chromosome 11, ASM1917538v2, whole genome shotgun sequence genome contains the following window.
GAGGCTTTAAAACAATAATTAATTACCTTGATCACACAACCTTCACCAATGACACTATCTGTCACATCAGCATCAAGCATTTTTGAAGGTGGCAGATATCGAGGTTGGGTGTAGATTGGAGCTGATCGGTCATAAAAGCTTCAGTAAATATTGAAGACAATTATATTAGTGCTTGGTCATAGTAAGTGGGATTCAAACCCATGCAAACTGCAGAGAATTATCTCTTTGAAATCAGCGGAAGTACCTAAAATCTGGCACCGGCTTTTTTGTAATGCCCAAATTGGCATTGTAAAAAGCTTCAATCGTACCAATATCTTCCCAGTACCCATCATATAAGTAAGCTTGCACCTGAGAACACAGACACATAAGACCTCTAGAAATAACACTTACCAAGCTACAATTATCTTAAAAGAGATTAAGCATGATGCATCATTCTTTTTGAGTTTTCACATTTTATGATTTGAGCAAAACAAGAGAAGCAACAacgagaaaatagagaaaaactTGAGAGGGCCTACATAAGACTGCACAAGTAAAGAGCGGTCATTATCATAGCCATATCTGGAAGAGAATTCAAGAAATTGAGACAATAAGGCCAACAAATATTAAATTGCTCTGGATTATATTTTTATATGCTAAAGGACAGAAGATGCAATTTTTTAACCATTGCGTGctgcaaaaaaaatatttttcttatttttaatatTTGCGATAAGTAAATTAAATGCAAAAAGTAAGTTCTAGAGAAAGTACGTACTCTCATCCCAAGTGAGGTTGCACCAGGAATAACTTCACTACCAAAATCATTGGCTCCAGGGAACTTGTCACGGAGTAGGTTTAACATCACATCCTTGCTAATGACATATATACCCATACTCGCGATAAACGGCATCTCTTTAGCTCTCTCATCATCAAGACCTAAAATGGTAGTATCCACCTGAAATACATCCCAACACGAGTTAATGCATGCTCATAAATTCTTTGTAGATAGTTCTTAATTGAAAAGCATTAAGACTATGATAGTATTACTTTCATTGCTTTCAATTGCTCTCCTTTCGGTTTCTCTGCAAATTCAATAATGCGTCCTTCTTCGTCAATCTTCATGAGACCGAATGCAGTGGCACGCTTTTCGTCCATTGGTAGTGCGGCAACAGTAATATCAGCATCTGTTTCTCTGTGGGCTTGAATGAACTTCTCATAATCCATTCGGTATAGATGATCTCCAGCAAGTACGAGGTATTCAAGAACGTTATGCTCCTCAAACAACCATAGATACTGCCTGACAGCATCAGCAGTGCCCTACAAATAAGTACATCACTTGTTATGCCAGCTTGTTAAGTAAACTAGCTCAATAGCAATAGTAAAACACATGCAGAAGATTAATTCAAAGTGCCAAGCACAAATGGAGACCCAATTTATTCTCAAATAAGGCATTTCAAAACCAAAGCTCAGGAAAATATAGGGATTGTAAGTGCTACATGTATGCATTACAGTAATTGGATGAGATATGTCTCCCGGTaattaataacaataacaatagtGTATTCGTGAATTGTGTACTGCGGGAATAAGGAATTACCTGAAACCAATTGGGGTTCTCCGGACTTTGTTGAGCAGCAAGTACTTCCACAAAACCCTCATTTTTGTAGCCGCCCATGTTGCTAGCATATGCCCGTGAAAGATGGCGATTCAGAGATGCAGAGTTGAATTGTGTGAGAACATAGATCTTGGATATGTTACTGTTAATGCAATTGCTTACAGGAATGTCAATCAGACGATAATTTGCTCCAAGAGGAACTGCTGGCTTTGCTCTCTTTTTAGTTAAAGGATAAAGCCGGGTCCCAGCTCCACCTCCAAGAATAATTCCCAAAACACTCTGCACCAAATTGCATTAACAATGTAAGTTTAATTCACTATATTTACTTAAAGAAATTCAGCTTCCTAAAGCTTTCGTATcgaaaacaacaacatacccagtgaaatcccacattgTGGGGTCTAAGGAggttagagtgtacgcagaccttacccctacctacTAAGGAGGTAGAGAGACTATTTTCGGTAGACCCTGGCACCGC
Protein-coding sequences here:
- the LOC132617332 gene encoding glucose-1-phosphate adenylyltransferase small subunit, chloroplastic/amyloplastic — encoded protein: MAASTGALKSSPSPHNCISERNNNDSTRAMSFRNLSFSSSHLSGDKLKSVVSFNSQRRSFSERRNPLIVSPKAVSDSQNSQTCLDPDASRSVLGIILGGGAGTRLYPLTKKRAKPAVPLGANYRLIDIPVSNCINSNISKIYVLTQFNSASLNRHLSRAYASNMGGYKNEGFVEVLAAQQSPENPNWFQGTADAVRQYLWLFEEHNVLEYLVLAGDHLYRMDYEKFIQAHRETDADITVAALPMDEKRATAFGLMKIDEEGRIIEFAEKPKGEQLKAMKVDTTILGLDDERAKEMPFIASMGIYVISKDVMLNLLRDKFPGANDFGSEVIPGATSLGMRVQAYLYDGYWEDIGTIEAFYNANLGITKKPVPDFSFYDRSAPIYTQPRYLPPSKMLDADVTDSVIGEGCVIKNCKIHHSVVGLRSCISEGAIIEDTLLMGADYYETDADRKFLAAKGSVPIGIGKNSHIKRAIIDKNARIGDNVKIINCDNVQEAARETDGYFIKSGIVTVIKDALIPSGIVI